A segment of the Mustelus asterias unplaced genomic scaffold, sMusAst1.hap1.1 HAP1_SCAFFOLD_1942, whole genome shotgun sequence genome:
GGGAGGGTCTCTGGGGGAGGGTCTCTGGGGGAGGGTCTCTGGGGGAGGGTCTCTGGGGGAGGGTCTCTGGGGGAGGGTCTCTGGGGGCGGCAGTCGGGCTGTTCCCCAGTTGTTAATCTGTTTTTCTCTCCTCTGCTCCCAGATTGTCAGAGACAGCACCAGGCGGCCTTGCTGAGAGAGAGCCAGAGGCTGGGCCTGGTCCGGGGCCTGGTCCGGGGCCTGGGCCGGGGCCTGGGCCGgggcctgggcctgggcctgggccGGGGGCTGCGGGACTGGGACACCCAGGCTGCCTGTGGGCTGGGGGATGAGGAAGTCACCCTGCTGGAGGGGATTCGGAGCCAGGCCCAGACCCGGAAGATGCTGCGAGCCACTGAGTGGTCGGAGCGTCAGGCTCTGCTGCTGGAGGAGGCCTCAGTGcagcgggagagagtgagggctggGCAGCTGTTCCGCTGGCGAGTGGGCCTTGGAGCCAGGCCGCGCTCCGTGGCCCTGCTGGGAGCCCCGGGGGCCGGGAAGAGCACTCTGCTGGACAGCCTGGTGCGAGACTGGGCCCAGAGCGACCTGTGGCGGCGTTTCACTTTCCTCTTCCAGCTCCAGGTCCCCGGCGCAGGCCGCGAGGAGCCCACCAGCCTCCTGGGCCTGTTGGCTGCCCGCTACCCCCACCTGGGCCAGGAGTTGCCCCAGATCCTCTCTGCGCCCCACTCCCTGCTCTTCGTCCTTGACCAGGCCGACCGGCTAGAGGCCTGGGCCGAGGAGCCGGGGCTAAACTCTGCCTGTGCCGACCCCGAGGCCATGGGGCGGCTGTCCCAGCTGATCTCGGCCCTCCTCTCGCAGGCCTTGCTGCCCGGCTGCTCCGTGCTGCTGGTCGGGAGGCCATCTCCCTCGTTCTGCCGGCTGGCGGGCGCTGCCGAGTGCCAGGTGGAGATGGTCGGGCTCCTGAGCGAGGGGCAGCGGCGAGCCTGCTTCAGGCACCTCC
Coding sequences within it:
- the LOC144489031 gene encoding uncharacterized protein LOC144489031 gives rise to the protein MEWNRSSDHTDSLRRFRETLAGLSALQVEMLTLHYLPDLGSLIEYDLFHMVQQLYERKVYTRTEAQWVQGIESRAGGLEAAQRLLADVVRRSVGEVLAMWDILYTEQSRFPSPLLRSILTEIQNRGADIVTDILTDQHGVHLPAQLEDCQRQHQAALLRESQRLGLVRGLVRGLGRGLGRGLGLGLGRGLRDWDTQAACGLGDEEVTLLEGIRSQAQTRKMLRATEWSERQALLLEEASVQRERVRAGQLFRWRVGLGARPRSVALLGAPGAGKSTLLDSLVRDWAQSDLWRRFTFLFQLQVPGAGREEPTSLLGLLAARYPHLGQELPQILSAPHSLLFVLDQADRLEAWAEEPGLNSACADPEAMGRLSQLISALLSQALLPGCSVLLVGRPSPSFCRLAGAAECQVEMVGLLSEGQRRACFRHLLRGEARAMAAQSLRTAQQNPKLGALFINPSFCRIMCASLKLAGPGDGGEGEASKPLGTLASFQSDTQLCAQFLYSSLADQELPPRGEGASRGEGASRQQLLCLGKLALDGIGDRAYLFQTE